In Scyliorhinus canicula chromosome 18, sScyCan1.1, whole genome shotgun sequence, a single window of DNA contains:
- the LOC119953482 gene encoding uncharacterized protein LOC119953482, giving the protein MGNQISKQSTPSNNQIPTVASSSFTSFWKHRKYPTDARCSVDDPRPISPLLRNVPITNSQTKGKSSSLKDVAIRIVKSRARIAEDILKKWFPQGISVLDEGRSVVTVPTAVHQTSSGTSADVVTDVKISSTGTSTWSNLGTAEASSTPEVPGVKTPSNPSPVKPIDRRGLNKNIRFMHLQSYMLPNNNRPEFHFYTSSLDGPPNYYFWYSPYWQIQNIPLSAPISTKQPPESPNPASEWEPAHLETPALQHVQLCSYLARTQYDKALYDIFFHIPDPYISKKELLSVPDEDAEFWGTLHFTGINAAQELLSKRRFEKICAEILIETKTRGS; this is encoded by the exons ATGGGAAACCAAATATCAAAGCAGAGTACTCCTAGCAATAACCAGATACCTACGGTGGCCAGCAGTTCCTTCACTTCTTTCTGGAAGCATAGAAAATACCCCACA GATGCCCGCTGCTCAGTTGATGACCCCAGACCTATCAGCCCTCTTCTCCGGAATGTCCCCATCACAAATAGTCAGACAAAAGGAAAGTCTTCTTCCCTCAAAGATGTGGCCATCAGAATTGTAAAGTCACGGGCAAGGATTGCAGAGGATATACTTAAAAAGTGGTTCCCCCAGGGAATCTCCGTGCTGGATGAGGGCCGCTCCGTTGTTACGGTTCCCACTGCCGTGCATCAGACCTCGAGTGGAACATCCGCAGATGTTGTGACTGATGTGAAAATCTCCAGCACAGGTACGAGCACTTGGTCCAATCTAGGCACTGCTGAAGCCTCGTCAACACCTGAGGTACCAGGTGTGAAAACTCCCTCAAATCCAAGCCCCGTTAAACCGATCGATAGAAGAGGCCTGAATAAAAATATCAGGTTCATGCACCTGCAATCTTATATGCTGCCGAATAATAACAGGCCCGAGTTTCACTTCTACACTTCATCTCTTGATGGTCCGCCGAATTACTACTTTTGGTACTCGCCTTACTGGCAGATTCAGAACATTCCTCTCTCCGCTCCAATTAGCACAAAACAACCTCCAGAGTCTCCAAACCCGGCAAGTGAGTGGGAGCCAGCGCACCTGGAAACGCCTGCTTTGCAACATGTCCAGTTGTGCTCCTACTTGGCTCGTACACAGTATGACAAGGCTCTATATGACATATTCTTCCACATCCCAGATCCTTACATTTCCAAgaaggagctgttgagtgtaccAGATGAAGACGCTGAGTTCTGGGGAACGTTGCACTTCACTGGGATTAATGCTGCTCAGGAACTGTTGAGTAAACGGAGGTTTGAGAAGATTTGTGCCGAAATACTGATCGAGACAAAGACTCGAGGCTCTTAA